The Dioscorea cayenensis subsp. rotundata cultivar TDr96_F1 chromosome 18, TDr96_F1_v2_PseudoChromosome.rev07_lg8_w22 25.fasta, whole genome shotgun sequence genome includes the window GAGAgccatcaaatcttcaagaagcACTGAGCAATTCAGATGCATCTCAGTGGATGGCAGCAAtgcaagaagaaattgaagcccTTCATAAAAATAAGACATAGGAATTGATGTCACCACTACAAGGGTGAAAGCCCATTGGCaacaaatgggtctacaagatcaagcgcaatagtgatgatcaagtagatcgtTATCGTGCTAGATTGGTGGTAAAAGGATATGCTCAGAAGGAAGGAATTGACTTCAACGAAATATTTTCACCTATGGTTCGACTCACAACAGTCCGAGTAGTCTTGGCGATGTGTGCTACATTCGACTTGCAGCTTGAGTAGTTAGATGTCAAACTGCAattcttcatggagatcttgaatAAGAAATTTATATGCTCCAACCAgaaggatttgaagaaaaaggtaaagagaacttggtttGCAGGTTGAACAAATCTCTGTACAGTCTAAAGCAGACGccaagatgttggtacaagagatttgattccttcatcatgagccttGGATACAACAGATTCAATACAGACCCTTGTGCATATGTCAAGAGGTTTGAAAAAGAAGATTTCGTCTTCTTGTTGctgtatgttgatgacatgttGGTAGCAGGCCCCAACAATGATCGTATTAAGTAATTGAAGACACAGTTAGCtagagaatttgaaatgaaggacttgggacaggcaaacaagattctaaggatgcaaattcaccgagacagaaataataggaagatttggctttctcaGAAAACTTATCTGAAGAAGATCTTGCGACCTTTCAACATGCAAGACTGTAAGCCAATTTTTACCCCACTTCCTATTAATTTTAAgttatcctcaagtatgtgtcctaAAAGTGAAGAAGAGAGGATGAATATCTCTCGAGTACCGTATGCATCAGCGGTGGAAAGCCTAATGTTCGCCATGATCAGTACAAGACCAGACATTGCACATACAATGGGAGTGGTAAGTCGATACATAGCGAATCCTGGTCTACAGCATTGGAATACTATCAAAAGGATTTTCAGATATGTAAAGGGAACCTCAGATGTTACATTATGTTATGGGGGATCTGACTTTTCTGTCAACGGATATGTTGATGCTGATTATGCAGGTGATCTTGATAAAAGCAGATCCACTActggatatgtgttcacactagcAGGAGGAACTGTGAGCTGGGTTTCAAAACTACAGTCAATCATGGCTATGTCAACGACAGAAGCAGAGTATTTAGCAGCTACACAAGTCAGtaaagaagcagtgtggttgaagatggtgttggaagaactcgGACACAAACAATAGAACATTACTCTATATTGTGATAACCAGAGTGCATTGCATCTTGCAAGAAAACCTTCATTTCATTCAAAGATAAAACATATCAGAGTTCAGTACCACTTCGTCAGAGAGAAAGTGGAAGAAGGAACAGTGAATATGCAGAAAATTCATACAAAGAACAATCTAGCAGATTTTCtgacaaaagcaatcaacaCTGACAAATTTATATGGTGTCGAACCTCATTTGGCCTGGTAGAGACGTAAGCAACATTAATGGCAAGGTAGAAAGAATAGTGTGGAGATCTGATTGACtgtcaatcaaatcttcaagtgggagaaatgttaaaatattatcatggaATGGTGGCTGcacatgtgatatatatatatatatacatatcttcACCTAATCCTCACCTAATCTTTGGATTAGGTGAGTTAATTATCATTCACTTTCTCATATAAATAGAGATGCAAAATGCATCTCTTAGTGTACCATTTTCAGAGAGGAAGTGTGAGGGTCAGAGAGAAAGTGGGAGAAAATAGTGGAAAGAAAAATTAGAGTGTTTGTGTTCCTTCTATTACATGAGAGAATAAGTTGGTGTTCTCCTTGATAATAGAAATTTTGTAACTCCTATTTTCCACTATAGTAAAATTCATCTATCTTGCCCGTGGTTTTTTACCCTAATTTGTTTTGGGGTTTTCCACGTACATTCTGTGTCCATctttattgctattatttttcaaatatttttgctGTGACCCTACTCTACCCAGTTCTATAATTatacaacatatatattagggcttgtttggatgagcttataaaaaaagtgctttttttggcttttgtagaagcacttttggGAAAAGTACTtttgagtaagttaagtgcttataaaaaaaactggTATTTTGTAGCTTATAAAATAAGCTGTTTTTGGGCTTATTTTACAGCTTCAGCTTATCCAAACACCAATAAACCatcataagcacttaacttatgaAATAAGTGCTTTTGGATAAGTtataagctgatccaaacaaatatataaagcccaaaaaaaaaattatgtttacaTGCattcccaatatatatatatatatatataatataatcatATGCATATcccacaaaaattaaatgacaTAAAAATAATCAAGGCATACACAATAAAGAACAATCGGCTAGCTTTTCAAAGAAGATTTCATtgtgtgaaattttttaaataagaaaggTTTTAATTTGTTCTGAATTCGAGAAATCCCATCTCAAAGAAAATTTCATggaaatcaaaacaacaaaggaCATTTAGGAAGACTTCAAACTTTGCAAACCATTTTTGTAAAACAAACCTCATGAAATCTACAAAAGTGATTTCAACCATCTGCGGTTTCACtttcacaaaacaaacaaaccctaattaacataaaattgataaagaatgttatttatattaataataactcCAAGTAAAGGTGGGTGTTTCAATAAGATTTGGCTTCACCAATCACTCTAATTTCCTCATCCTAGTAAACAAGTATCACCGGAAAATTGGGGATCCTTTATGGTGAGCAAGATATAAAGAGCCAATATGATTAAAAacgaaatttatttatcttattttttgaaaataaaataagtgaatcccaagatttatattttttacctAATGTGGCTTATCAACTTATTTGTGGTCAagtatttaaacattaaatttttgAGGTTTTATTAATACTTTGCATTCTATTTTACTTAAAAAGTGAAAATATCCACAATTTAACAATTATTATGATTAGATTTCCTAAAACATGTATCAGCCATTGAAATAATAGTTGAGAGGAATTTGCCCCAAATCCCcacaatttataatttactaaatattcttttttcttcatcttaaTAATTAtcgttattattaaaatttaaaaattattatttcaaaaccaAATCTGGACCCTTGAGGCACAGCTGACACAAAAACAATTACAGATGTGTCggtagtaataaataaataacaactttGAAAGAAAGTCAATTAGGGCACCATACATCATATGACTCACTAGTCTcagagaaaaaattaataataagcccATAGCAACCATGATTTCCCTAATAAGTATCTTCAGTaacatttgaaaataaataactgTAATGGAAGAAATTATAGAAAGATTAACACTTATTCAATACAATGATGAACCTTCTCCTAACAATAAACCACATCCCAAATCTTATGAACATAAGAAATATTAATAGCTACAAATTAGATACTGCAGATCATAATCAGCATTGCAACCACCCCAAGTTCACAGAAATGTAAACTGCCTATAGCTTACAGGTATAATGAATTGTCATCAAGGTTTGACAATTCAAATAACAAGCATCAATAAAGATTCATCATGGAAATCAGAAAATTGCACTTCTTCTGTTTCAAGATATATACAacagcaatatatatataaatatagatgaaAGCATATCTGCTGTGCCCAGGACTAATTAATGAATCAAGGTTGATTTGTAAGAAacagcaatatatatatatatatagggtttatAATTTGCCACTAACACAAGATTAGGACTaattcaaaacataataaattcaGAAAAAGAGGAAAGGTTGGGTACTAAGTTGGGCAACCTGTCTTTTTTCTGAAACAAACAAGGAAATAACTACACTAAAGAAATAACTCAACAGGGAGGAACAAACAAATAAGGAAATTAATACTTAGAAGATAACTTCATAATCTCAATGGTGGCTGCTGATGGACAAGTCAAAAATGGCCTTCTAAACTCGGCATCTCCTATGCACCAATATCCCGGACTACTAAGACAGCAAAGCCACTAACTTGGATAGGGCTCATTGTAATAGGGCTAGAATGTAGCATATGGCGGGCTGTTTCTACATGATGGTGCACATCAATATCTGTAGTTTCTATTCTCATAATGAGCATATTTTAAAGATTTGATATGAATTCTACACATTCTTGaatctaataataatttctatTCATATACATAAACAAGAAGTCAACATAGAAATAAATTGAATGTCTTGTTAGATAGTTCTCTGGTTTAGTAATGACATGTTTGAAACTTACCAATCATTTCCTTTCAAAATTATGCAAGTTATATTTCAGAACAAGGACTAAATTTGTCACAGCTTATGCTTAAAAAGCATCTAATAAATCCTGAAAACTATGTTCAATTAATTAGgagaaataacaaaagaatgaaatgtaATGGaacagaaaaaacaaaagaaacacataagTGGCATGATTCAAATCATATTTCAACAAAATTTCTTCCCATATAGGGTTTcacataatcaatttttttttttctttgcttttgaatgTATCAAGTTATTAACTTGTTTCAGGTTTATAAATGCAAAACACTTAGCTTGCATATAGTAAATCTTCTGTTGATGGCATACATCGGGATAAGATTGACAACACTAAATAACAATTTTGACACTAAATTATTGCACAAATATGTATGACAACACAGAGTTTGACTATAGTATCAAGCAAAATGTCAACTCTTCAAGTTTGTATGAAATAAATTCCCTCTTGCTGGTATATGAAACCCAAACCAACAATTACTCAAGAAACTATCACAGCAACCTCCAATAACATTTCTGTCTAATAACAACAAATTAACTTGTCCTATCAAGACACTATTCACTTCTAAAAGTATCTCTTATTTTGCAATTCAGTTTTTTTCCTAACATTTGTGAAGGAAttgtttttcacaaaaaaaattatttgtcatcaGTACCACTCAAACCCCTAATTCCTCATATGGAGAAAAAGTGGCCTACCAACTATGCGTGagttttttgagaaaaagaagTATAAGtttaaattaactaattaatttgcTCATGAAAAATTACATGGTTTGATTTCCCACCAATATGCACCACCCAAAGAATTTTGTCACAAACTAGTCAGTAAGTCCAATAGGTTTTTAGTATTCGctttttcaaaaaatgaaaTCATGTTTCAACACTTCCCCACCAGTGACTCATAGAGCATGTAAGCAAACATATTCATGCAGATCACAATCACCACTTTAGAGTTTTGCTTTACCACTTTCGGCAATATATCTTCAAATTGAAGAACCTGGTACCATCACAACCAGTGCATGCAGTACCAAGAACAAAAAATACATTAACACGTCACTAAACTCTTGTTTTGTGCCAATTGCAGAAATCAATTACAGTAACAGGAGGGCTTGAGAATGGATACAGTATTcataattttagaaaagaagTGATCAAGACAATTAACAAAAGCAGTCATATGTATGAAGCCCCATAACAATGAACACTTTTATAAATCTCTTCAAACATTGTGAACTACTACTTTCAAACATATAACTGAACATTTCAAACAAAAGTCAAAACACCTGTTCTGATGAATCATGTGAAGGCAAATATTTCTTCATTACTACATTATTCTCTCACAAACAACATAAGGTTAATGCTGAAGAGATGCTTTGCTGGCATACGTATATCAATGCAACCAAAATATATCTAGCAAGAAGAATTATGTGGCCATGAAATGGAAGAAATGTTTCTTATCTCAAACATTTCCCTTCAAAGGAACTTTCCTTTTCCAATGTTGTAAAGTTTTTCCCATCATGGAAGTACACCACATCCATAAGTTCCAACTTCCAATTTAGTAGAAACTTTAGCAGGAAGACAGTTGAATTCTTGCAATAGATCAATTCTTTCAAAACGTAACAGAAGATcagattgtgttttattttaattttccagAGTTTGTCACTCATGGCTTGGACCAactaaaccacaaaaaaaaaaaggcaaaactttctgaaaactcaattaaactccaataaaataaaaacaagacaGTAAATCATACAGATCTTTTCCTTTTACAAAACATATTGCACATTAAATTCCTAAACCCCTTTCCTCAAACTGTGTGTGCGTCTCTTTATGGTATAGATACAGATACAAACATTATATATAGGACAAAATTCATTTTGCCTTATTGTATTGCGCTATTATTAAGCCGAtcccaaaattttcattttttcgcATGCCCCATGGTACTTTTCTTGGGTCACTTTTTGACAGAGGGCAAGGACAAATCTACAATTTGGACTAATGATGAAGGATAAATGGAAGCTTGTGTTGAAATGATACGTCACATCAACAATTTCCGTGTAAGCATGTAAATGTGGAGTGAATAAGCAAATATGACCTGCCACATCCACAAACACATTTGAATTGGGTGTAATTTGACAACCACCACAAAAATTGAGGGATTGAAGTGATAAGAAGATTAACTCATGGATGTAAAATAACAACCAGATAAAAGTATATGGAGATTAAATGACAAAATATTTTCCACTATTTAGTCATGCTACATGAGATAGAGAAGGCAGAAGGGCAAGCTGCTTGCTAGTAAGGTaagtcattttattttattgtggtgTATTGTTACCACTAAATCACCtttaaaattttcactaaaTAGTTATGCATATGAGGCAGAGAGGGTAAAAGGTTTTAGGAACTTCAACTGCCAACAAACTTTTCAGGCTTTAGTTGACGGCTCAAGCATTCCTGAAATTAGTGAGGGAAGGGTTTATAAAAGGTTTCTTCAAAACTCTAGGGTGTAGGTTAATAATACAATTTGTAGGTCAAATTCATTTCTTTCTACCTCTTCTCAGGTTTCAACCCAAGTGTTACATCCAATTTATGAAGCTTAGAAACCACGAATTTGCATAGCACGTGGTAAAAATTCAATAACCTTCAGATTAACTGTTTTGGGCACTATTATTTCCTTCTTCtgtttatgaaattaataatggCATATATCAACTCTCATCTTCTAGAGTTCATTATTCGGATCACAAAGAAATGTGCTAGAGTGACTAATTTGATATAGAAAGAAAATTTGACATAGACTAATTTTAATAAACTAATTTTGATatagaaagaaaattaaaattaaaattaaaaagaacagTGGTTTCGTTGAGTTATTCATAGAAACTTTGACATAATTTAATTCTCTCCTGAGAGTATATGGTTGTCACTTACACTGCATTGAATTGTATTTCCTTTTCACTTTAATCCATCAACTTGGCAGTAGTTGTCAAACTACAAGCCTTTCAAATGTGCTTAATGTGTAAACAAACTTGCTCCATATGGACAAattgatttgaaaattattggaGTGGCAATCGGTTCCACATAGTGCCACGTAAAATTTGACTTCATACATAAGCATGGATTAAAATGGATTGGTAAAAGAAAAGATGCAATTGAAAAATTAGTAACTCCTACATATACATACCCACTTGCATATGTCCCAAGAATTATAGTACACACATACTGTAATAAAATCAGAGGCTTAAAATGCTGTATTGTTTTGAGTTCATGATCAAACAACAAATGGtacaattacaaaaataagtaGCACAATTACATGTTAATAAGCTAGAAATCTAAAGAGCATTCATCCAATAGACAGGCaacaataaaaaagtaaaacagCCAAAAGAAACAAAGACGGGTGCCGAAAAACAAACCACTATCAGACttgcacaaaaacaaaataagataaaacattGTAAGACATTATAGATAAATGCTACTAACCATCTCACTGATAAAATAGCAGGACATCTTACAGATTCATCAAAATCTAATATAGAGGGGCAAAAAAAAAGATAACCTAAAGAAGAATCCAAGAGATGTCCAATGGATCTATTTTCCTATACAAGGTTAGAAAGACCAGACAGCCATTTATTAAGTTCAATCAAGGTGTTACATGTTCAAGAACCAACCTCAGACGACGAGACAAGACATCGAGCTCAAGCGCCTGCTGCTCCCTCCACCTCCTTGACAACTCAGTCTCCATATGCTCAACTCGGCGATCATCCAGCGCCTTCTGTACCTCCTTCACACACTCATTGAAAACATCCAAAACAATCTTTTTCACCAAATTCCCTCCTCCATGCGTCCGAATTGTTCCAAAGCCAGTGGCTTCCGCAATTTTAACAGGAAGCGCATTAGGTTTAACCTCCGGCTCATCAGGCACAACCCCATTGATAGCAAGGCCATCGACCTCTTCCTCAccagcaacaacaacatcatcctcctcctccttggCCAAGATCTGGGGAGGTTCATTTTCACCAAGAAGATTCACAGCACTCTTATCATCTTCCTGGGGAGCAGGAAGAGCAGGGAGAAGGGGAGGAGGTTGAGAAGGAGAGGCAGAGGGGAGTGGGCGAGGGTTACGGCGACGGCGCTTGTTGCTGCCACCACCAGCATCaggagaggagaaaggggaGGTGGCAGCGTAGTCGGGGTGCCAAAGCCGAGTGCAGAGGTGGAGGATGTCGCGGTCATGGGGGGCAAGACGGGAGGGGTCCTGGCCACGGTGGATACGACCGGACATGATGCGGAACTTGGTGCGAAGACGTCGGAGCTTCTCGGAAAGCTGAGAGCGAGTGAAAGGCTGAGCCATGTGCTCAGAGAAGCGATCAAAGAAGAGATTGAGGTCGCGGGGGAAGACCATGGACTGAGCGTGGCAGCCGAGAAGGCCTTGGAGGAAGCGGATCTCATCAGACTCAGACCAGATGCGCTGGAACTTGAAAGGAGGAGGATGGAGGGAGTCGGAGGAAGGATCATCGTCGGCGGCATCGTCGGAGTAGGGGAGAGTGGAGGAAGGGTCAGGGTCAGGGGAAGGGGAAGGGGAAggaggggaggaggaggagagaggaGGGGGACGACGCTTGATGGGGAGTTTACGCGCGGAGGAGGATTTGAGGGAGTCCATCATCGGGTGGGTTCTGTGGTTCTTGATGGGGAACGGATCCGGGGATGGGATTGTGGTCGGGTGGGAAAAGGTTGGGAATTGGGGTTGAAGAGATCGGGATGAGTTTGGGAGAGGGCTTGGCTGGTTTTAGGGATCGGATATGCTTAAAAGCTTTTGTTTGCTTGATTGATTGCATACTaattatataatgttttttcAGTTATATGATAATATAATGTAGAAGAGGTTTCTTGGTTTTTGTTGACCGATTGTTTTGTGTTTCCGGGTCCAAGACTTTGGAATTTGGATGGGGGGAGAGAGCTCGGGTTGGTTTGGCGGAGTCAATCAAGCATGAGAGGGTGAGAAACTGACTCTTCGGATATACGAATCGTTATCTTACACGTGCCTTGCACGTGTTTGAATTTTGATAGTATCACCAACAGtgaattatgttttgatttattgtgaataattttttaaaaaaaaaaaataagaagaagaagggggaattatgttttgatttatttagaataattttttaaaataataataataataataataataataataataataagggggAAATTTGGTGATACACCTTGGAAAATTTAGAGTTAGATATATAAAACTCATCTAAAATAGATTTTGATGGCAAATCGGAGTTAGTTAAAGTAAAAAAGAATTAGGTCACTTATAAATGATTTAAGTTAAAATCTTTTTATCTGTAACAAAAGATTTAGGtcactaataaataatttgtattaaaatttttttatctataaaaaaaaatattcattgaaagagatttattattatttttttaaactctcaATATTTTATCTTGAACTAATTTACACTATGTGGCTTTTATGAAACTAGtgggttaatatatatatatatatatatcttgatttgcaactttgattaattttatttttttttcctgaaacaTATCCAAatttagaattatatataactgtttttttagaaaatgtatccaaaattttcaaaaaaaaatcgTTATTCTCAATAGATATAAATAGTAGGGAAGtcattaattgagaaaataGTATTGACTCATTCAAATTTCGTTCCTGACCTAAGCAAGACatgggtttaaattttttttctatcttataaaatttaaattcataatCTTTTAATCATAACTTATTCCAATTAATTAGTGCAGAACTTGGACACCAGTCACACAAATTATTATGGCATAATAATGCACACACACACTATTTATTTGACTTCTCAATTGGACTCATCGATTAATTATTAAGGCTTAGGTATATACATCCCTGCTCCAAAatcatttatgatattttgacataatatttattttaaatcatgatATATTAAGGGAATAATTTGTTGACTATTATGATAATCACATCAATTTGACTGCGTTCACAAGAATAAATCATATggttattaaaaatatgttgtCCACAAcaattttacatattttttcctatgtattcaaataaaataaagtattctATATAGATATACAGAAAAGAATTCTAGACAAATTCAATTTTGACCCAATATTTggtattagttaaaaaaaaacaaaaaattacttaatatgttcttttcttctatctaaatttgaaattatatatatatatatataaaagttccTAACTTCTATGTCTCATATAATTTTCTGTTGagtgttaatttatatttataaaaaattattgaatctAAGTTTTTCTAAATGTGGACAAGCCACATCAAATAATATGCATAAACGTGGAGTTACTACCTCAACGCACCTATGGTCTCGCCCTGAGTGAGTTGAGATTTAAACTAACATTCTCAAATGAGGACACAAATACCCTATGCAAGAGACAGTCagttttgtaatatatatatatatatatataaacacatggacGGAATTAGGACTCGCTAATAGGAGGTTAAGGGAAAAAcgtaaataaacaaattcatCCAACATAATAATTGTTTCCAATATAAAATAGTGTGatagtataacttttaataaaaacaaccaCTATTTGAATACATATATCGAAAAAGCCATAAAACATTTATCCATGCACACTTATACTAGAACTGTCATTAGTATAGATATCGGACATGTGACATATATGACTAAAAGAATGTAACTGCATAcaacaaattttcattttatgaaAATGGCGGGCTGGTTGCAAAAATTTCCTTCTCAATATAGACAATCATATTATTGTTCATCCACTCATCTCCCATTTTGTTGTGCAAgttaattttaacaatattcaaaatttaatatttaatgtttacaACATTTCAACTCATTGAGGCATTTTTATCAAACACATTGCACTCGTATCACCATAATTCATCCATATTGTATTTTTCATCCActaaattttatacatatatattcatttgaaaaaggaagtaatacatgatcaaaaaaaaaaagcaaaaaaaatactaatgcTAATTATACTCACTATCACTGAGTCACTCGACACTTGTGTGTCCCCTGTGTCTGTATCACTTTCCTCCCAATATTCAGCATCACAATTTTCAATCCTACAACCCTATTGAATTCATAACTTAAAGGCCCTGGCCCTCCAAAACGTAAATCAAATTTCAAGGCACATTTAAAGAGTGATATTAATCACCATATTGCAAATCTTAAGGTAAGGATGagggttttcttcttcaatgattgGGCTGAgaacttgagagaggacagGGCGGGTAAAAGAGGGCCAATGGCAAAGGGGCTTCCCTCTCAAGCTATTGGGCAATCTTCAAGACCTCACCGCTACCAGGAGCTGAAGCCCCCACTAACCCTTCTTGGTTCCCTCCCtacatatacatgcatatatacctACATACATATACCATTTAAAATTTTGACAATGAGGTGAGAGTAACATATGAATGAGAAGAATATAATGGAATTTGTATTCCTTTATAGTGTTTGGAGGTGAGAGGGACATGAACAAGAAGAATGGAATGGAATTAGTATtcacataattgtatatatgtgATAAGTTAGAATAGGTtgatgtttataaatttttaatatatttaattataaacttTAATATGTCATTTCCAAAATTATAACTacattttcattaaattttaaaaatataataataaaaaaataattatattatcattaaatttttaatatataattaaataattatattttaattaaaaatttatataaatttatataaaaacttgttaaatttaaaattttttgaaaatttttgtaaattaaaaaagaattttgaGGTTCTGGACCAAGAGAAAGAATTCTCATAACAAAGTACCAaggagaaatagaaaaaaaaataaaaaaaataaaaaaatattggagaggagaagaggaaaggaagaaaaaaaagacgaaaatcttggaaagaaaaaaaactagagataaggcaaagaagagaaaacatcgctttttttttgtgttgtagagaaatgtttattttgttaatgatTGAATGCATGAGAATCATATTCGGGACAAGCATGATAGagaaccattttttttttcttccttttcttgtaTGTACTGAGAATTATAAATGCCTTTTGTTTTTATGCTTACACCTCTTTTGATGATATTCCTGAGGGTTGGAGGATAAATTTGGTCAAAAAGGGTTAGAGGATAAATGCATCCTAAATAGTAGGAATGTAGTTTTCATTGACCAATGAATCAAAACAGTTATTGTTAATGTGGAATGGTTTATGAATATAGTTTATTAGTGACAATTAAGATTGAATGAGGAATCCTTGTTAAACATTCTatgaatttgtttcaaaaattaagatgaagagtttagattggttaaATACAAAAagggaaatttaaaaaatggaaaatggaaaaaggtttatttgcaaaattgatgaaaaatgtgaaaaaaaattaattgaggtTGTATTGgcaaaattgatgaaaaatgtaaaaaaagaaatttgggGCTTATTTGCGAAATTCATGAAAAAATGTCAAAGAAGCTATGCTTGaagatttatttgcaaaatatgtgataaatttggaaaatgtgaaaatttttaaaattatattccaAAAATGTAATAATGTgaaagatttgaattttttttttgttttgcaaaatTGCAGAAA containing:
- the LOC120281724 gene encoding probable transcription factor At3g04930 encodes the protein MMDSLKSSSARKLPIKRRPPPLSSSSPPSPSPSPDPDPSSTLPYSDDAADDDPSSDSLHPPPFKFQRIWSESDEIRFLQGLLGCHAQSMVFPRDLNLFFDRFSEHMAQPFTRSQLSEKLRRLRTKFRIMSGRIHRGQDPSRLAPHDRDILHLCTRLWHPDYAATSPFSSPDAGGGSNKRRRRNPRPLPSASPSQPPPLLPALPAPQEDDKSAVNLLGENEPPQILAKEEEDDVVVAGEEEVDGLAINGVVPDEPEVKPNALPVKIAEATGFGTIRTHGGGNLVKKIVLDVFNECVKEVQKALDDRRVEHMETELSRRWREQQALELDVLSRRLRLVLEHVTP